The following coding sequences are from one Mugil cephalus isolate CIBA_MC_2020 chromosome 9, CIBA_Mcephalus_1.1, whole genome shotgun sequence window:
- the LOC125013724 gene encoding coagulation factor IX isoform X2, with amino-acid sequence MSPSLWTLLLCSTLVQCSVVLDHPSAAQILSSSSRRRRSNSQFLEELLPGNLERECYEERCSQEEAGEIFQSHEKTMEFWFRYTDLNPCGTNPCLNGGLCSLDRGHVTCLCPPQYHGNLCQTEVLECRYRNGGCLQYCRDLAGGAGVQCGCADGFRLEADGKSCSQNVAFPCGRQQRTWSSRSRSGLINVTMETDAMLDGNVTDSWLELNATELTVNASSGGNQTEVGGAMTRIVGGSLETQGGSPWQVLIRRADGFGFCGGTLVSDRWVVSAAHCLEETPDHVTVGDYDKKRPDPGEQLIQVQQVFVHPHFHSFTFDSDIALLYLSKPVLRGPTASPACLPDPHLSQYLLKDNSMGLVTGWGSTRYLGPSSRFLRKVTLPVVRFQDCTASTDQVITDNMFCAGYLESSLDACRGDSGGPFVVNYRGTWFLTGVVSWGEKCAAPAV; translated from the exons ATGTCTCCGAGTCTCTggactctgctgctctgctccacTCTCGTCCAATGTTCAG TGGTCCTGGACCATCCCAGTGCTGCTCAGATtctgtcctcgtcctccaggaGACGTCGGTCCAACTCCCAGTTCCTGGAGGAGCTCCTCCCTGGGAACCTGGAGAGGGAATGTTACGAGGAGCGCTGCTCCCAGGAGGAGGCGGGCGAGATCTTCCAGAGCCACGAGAAGACG ATGGAGTTCTGGTTCAGGTACACAG ATCTGAACCCCTGTGGGACCAACCCCTGTCTGAACGGAGGCCTCTGCTCCCTGGACCGAGGACACgtcacctgtctctgtcctccccAGTACCATGGCAACCTCTGCCAgacag AGGTGTTGGAGTGTCGCTATAGAAACGGCGGCTGCCTGCAGTACTGCAGGGACCTGGCAGGGGGCGCTGGAGTTCAGTGTGGCTGCGCTGATGGATTCAGGCTGGAGGCCGACGGGAAGAGCTGCTCCCAGAACG TGGCGTTTCCCTGCGGCCGCCAGCAGAGGACGTGGTCGTCCCGAAGTCGCTCTGGGCTGATCAAcgtcaccatggaaacagacGCCATGTTGGACGGAAACGTCACAGACAGCTGGTTGGAACTAAACGCTACAGAGCTGACAGTGAACGCGTCATCTGGGGGGAACCAGACAGAGGTGGGGGGGGCGATGACTCGTATCGTGGGTGGATCCCTGGAGACACAAGGAGGGAGTCCCTGGCAG GTCCTGATCCGGAGGGCTGATGGTTTCGGGTTCTGTGGGGGGACCCTGGTCTCGGACCGCTGGGTCGTCTCTGCTGCTCACTGCCTGGAGGAGACTCCAGACCACGTCACTGTAG GGGACTATGATAAGAAGCGTCCTGATCCAGGGGAGCAGCTGATCCAGGTCCAGCAGGTCTTCGTCCATCCTCACTTCCACTCGTTCACGTTTGACAGTGACATCGCTCTGCTCTACTTGTCCAAACCTGTCCTCAGAGGTCCCACAGCGTCCCCCGCCTGTCTCCCAGACCCCCACCTGTCCCAGTACCTGCTGAAAGATAATAGCATGGGTCTGGTGACGGGATGGGGGTCCACTCGGTACCTGGGGCCGTCCTCCCGGTTCCTGAGGAAGGTCACGCTGCCAGTGGTTCGATTCCAGGACTGCACGGCCTCCACGGACCAG GTGATCACAGACAACATGTTCTGTGCCGGGTACCTGGAGTCCAGCCTGGACGCCTGTAGGGGGGACAGCGGGGGACCGTTCGTGGTGAACTACAGAGGGACCTGGTTCCTGACCGGCGTGGTGAGCTGGGGCGAGAAATGTGCCGCCCCAG CCGTGTGA
- the LOC125013724 gene encoding coagulation factor IX isoform X1, with protein MSPSLWTLLLCSTLVQCSVVLDHPSAAQILSSSSRRRRSNSQFLEELLPGNLERECYEERCSQEEAGEIFQSHEKTMEFWFRYTDLNPCGTNPCLNGGLCSLDRGHVTCLCPPQYHGNLCQTEVLECRYRNGGCLQYCRDLAGGAGVQCGCADGFRLEADGKSCSQNVAFPCGRQQRTWSSRSRSGLINVTMETDAMLDGNVTDSWLELNATELTVNASSGGNQTEVGGAMTRIVGGSLETQGGSPWQVLIRRADGFGFCGGTLVSDRWVVSAAHCLEETPDHVTVGDYDKKRPDPGEQLIQVQQVFVHPHFHSFTFDSDIALLYLSKPVLRGPTASPACLPDPHLSQYLLKDNSMGLVTGWGSTRYLGPSSRFLRKVTLPVVRFQDCTASTDQVITDNMFCAGYLESSLDACRGDSGGPFVVNYRGTWFLTGVVSWGEKCAAPGKYGVYTRLGNFLSWIRETMSRRDLDPVDEPTNEN; from the exons ATGTCTCCGAGTCTCTggactctgctgctctgctccacTCTCGTCCAATGTTCAG TGGTCCTGGACCATCCCAGTGCTGCTCAGATtctgtcctcgtcctccaggaGACGTCGGTCCAACTCCCAGTTCCTGGAGGAGCTCCTCCCTGGGAACCTGGAGAGGGAATGTTACGAGGAGCGCTGCTCCCAGGAGGAGGCGGGCGAGATCTTCCAGAGCCACGAGAAGACG ATGGAGTTCTGGTTCAGGTACACAG ATCTGAACCCCTGTGGGACCAACCCCTGTCTGAACGGAGGCCTCTGCTCCCTGGACCGAGGACACgtcacctgtctctgtcctccccAGTACCATGGCAACCTCTGCCAgacag AGGTGTTGGAGTGTCGCTATAGAAACGGCGGCTGCCTGCAGTACTGCAGGGACCTGGCAGGGGGCGCTGGAGTTCAGTGTGGCTGCGCTGATGGATTCAGGCTGGAGGCCGACGGGAAGAGCTGCTCCCAGAACG TGGCGTTTCCCTGCGGCCGCCAGCAGAGGACGTGGTCGTCCCGAAGTCGCTCTGGGCTGATCAAcgtcaccatggaaacagacGCCATGTTGGACGGAAACGTCACAGACAGCTGGTTGGAACTAAACGCTACAGAGCTGACAGTGAACGCGTCATCTGGGGGGAACCAGACAGAGGTGGGGGGGGCGATGACTCGTATCGTGGGTGGATCCCTGGAGACACAAGGAGGGAGTCCCTGGCAG GTCCTGATCCGGAGGGCTGATGGTTTCGGGTTCTGTGGGGGGACCCTGGTCTCGGACCGCTGGGTCGTCTCTGCTGCTCACTGCCTGGAGGAGACTCCAGACCACGTCACTGTAG GGGACTATGATAAGAAGCGTCCTGATCCAGGGGAGCAGCTGATCCAGGTCCAGCAGGTCTTCGTCCATCCTCACTTCCACTCGTTCACGTTTGACAGTGACATCGCTCTGCTCTACTTGTCCAAACCTGTCCTCAGAGGTCCCACAGCGTCCCCCGCCTGTCTCCCAGACCCCCACCTGTCCCAGTACCTGCTGAAAGATAATAGCATGGGTCTGGTGACGGGATGGGGGTCCACTCGGTACCTGGGGCCGTCCTCCCGGTTCCTGAGGAAGGTCACGCTGCCAGTGGTTCGATTCCAGGACTGCACGGCCTCCACGGACCAG GTGATCACAGACAACATGTTCTGTGCCGGGTACCTGGAGTCCAGCCTGGACGCCTGTAGGGGGGACAGCGGGGGACCGTTCGTGGTGAACTACAGAGGGACCTGGTTCCTGACCGGCGTGGTGAGCTGGGGCGAGAAATGTGCCGCCCCAGGTAAGTACGGGGTCTACACCAGACTGGGCAACTTCCTGAGCTGGATCAGAGAAACCATGTCCAGACGAGACCTGGACCCCGTGGATGAACCGACCAATGAGAACTGA